The proteins below come from a single Agrobacterium vitis genomic window:
- a CDS encoding peptide deformylase has product MTLKILRYPHPLLAKPCQTVTAFDDRLTSFADALYDAMHAAPGVGITAAHVGELVRLVILDLPELGGRRDYVNPEILSLSQNTLEHDEGSVCMPGMTETVTRPRQITLRYQSLDGTVHEEELQDFAAICMQHEIDQLDGLFWIQRLSRLKRDRLLKKWQKAISSQT; this is encoded by the coding sequence ATGACCCTGAAAATCCTGCGCTACCCTCATCCGCTTCTGGCGAAACCTTGCCAGACCGTGACGGCGTTTGACGACAGGCTGACCAGTTTTGCCGATGCATTATACGATGCCATGCACGCCGCGCCCGGCGTCGGCATTACTGCCGCCCATGTGGGTGAGTTGGTGCGCCTGGTCATCCTCGATCTGCCTGAATTGGGTGGACGGCGTGATTACGTCAATCCTGAAATCCTTTCCTTGTCTCAAAACACTCTGGAACATGATGAAGGGAGTGTCTGCATGCCGGGCATGACCGAGACCGTGACACGGCCGCGCCAGATCACTCTTCGTTACCAGTCGCTGGATGGCACGGTTCACGAGGAGGAGCTTCAGGACTTTGCCGCCATCTGCATGCAGCATGAAATAGACCAGCTCGACGGCCTGTTCTGGATCCAGCGACTCTCCCGCCTGAAACGCGATCGGTTGCTGAAGAAATGGCAGAAGGCAATATCGTCGCAAACATGA
- a CDS encoding BON domain-containing protein — MIYAKHGNAASTEDELRDLEERDINDGWPYSDTPAAASDAPENRAYGETAGNFDRDNNGGYRIDTVEADGEEKPLKDSLSPATIGREDSDDIESRISERFEAVDDMVLDNIEISVDGHTATLSGMVDTNEEMRMAARLALSVPGVRHVINEIEAMGVDAHQPDED, encoded by the coding sequence ATGATTTATGCCAAGCATGGAAACGCTGCATCCACCGAAGACGAATTGCGGGACCTGGAAGAGCGCGATATCAACGACGGCTGGCCTTATTCCGACACACCGGCAGCAGCCTCGGACGCGCCGGAGAATCGTGCTTACGGAGAGACCGCCGGTAATTTCGACCGTGACAACAATGGCGGCTACCGAATCGATACGGTCGAGGCCGATGGTGAAGAAAAGCCATTGAAGGATAGTTTGAGCCCCGCCACCATCGGTCGTGAAGACAGCGACGACATCGAAAGCCGCATCTCCGAACGGTTCGAGGCAGTCGATGACATGGTGCTCGACAACATCGAAATCAGCGTCGATGGCCATACGGCGACCTTAAGTGGCATGGTCGACACCAATGAAGAAATGCGGATGGCGGCGCGTTTGGCGCTCAGTGTTCCCGGCGTTCGTCATGTCATCAACGAGATCGAAGCCATGGGGGTCGATGCCCATCAGCCCGATGAGGACTGA
- a CDS encoding carbohydrate porin, with amino-acid sequence MGCPGFGSRGTTGVESVIEIWAAFDGLAPFPNVLGTSVCRAGVWRKTGLIERLGQLTEPKRAVGGRALHLPEEEDALKQGKRTCAVASLATQRGLEYSIHAAKLFCALWFIVLFGIAVPVAAQPALVADVPSSALGNLPDPVYEGPLASVGKALHDNGIDLRLDYFNIYQSSPTYGFSSTAYGGLIFDATGHLSPDFRLRLTETFNFPAHNVGGYANVFVGPVRDKSDTDLTRLTFQADFFDDRLLIEAGRMGLVENFMTRGFCDGPACVNSTQGATLHLPEAGLAVWGARAAYKMTPNTTAGFGIVENNTDNWLDGDGWDWEKGSTDGYIAVANIIHAESFIDTPRPLKFEIGAYRRSAAYNDALYDDGPGNPTFSSASPTVITHKNGTNGLYGQVRKVLWSDPNGGPVPKNLAFYGGVFHTLGDGQAYPWEAYAGLEYSGFLPENPLTTIGASIHYIALSEERAQYETNARRVMAGLDQRQSKDTFMFDVHARTGLFNRGVLNAGAAYIVNPNTIVPTDFSSKQQKDGFFFYVALAFDLGGSLGLSPRIGP; translated from the coding sequence TTGGGCTGCCCCGGCTTTGGATCGCGTGGAACGACAGGGGTCGAGTCTGTAATCGAGATTTGGGCGGCATTTGATGGGCTTGCGCCTTTCCCCAATGTTTTGGGGACCAGTGTTTGTCGGGCCGGTGTTTGGAGGAAGACAGGCCTGATCGAACGGCTCGGTCAATTGACTGAGCCGAAGCGCGCGGTAGGAGGCCGCGCGCTCCATCTACCAGAGGAGGAGGATGCCTTGAAGCAGGGAAAGAGGACGTGTGCCGTCGCCAGTCTGGCGACGCAGAGAGGGCTCGAATACAGTATCCATGCAGCAAAACTGTTCTGTGCATTGTGGTTCATCGTGCTGTTTGGAATTGCTGTCCCAGTGGCGGCCCAGCCTGCTTTGGTTGCCGATGTGCCTTCATCTGCCCTGGGAAACCTTCCCGATCCGGTTTACGAAGGCCCTTTGGCGTCCGTTGGAAAAGCTCTGCATGATAACGGAATTGACCTCAGGTTGGACTATTTCAACATTTACCAGAGTTCCCCCACATATGGATTCAGCTCGACGGCTTATGGCGGGTTAATCTTTGATGCGACTGGTCATCTGTCGCCTGATTTTCGATTAAGGCTGACGGAAACGTTTAATTTTCCGGCTCACAATGTCGGTGGCTACGCGAATGTCTTCGTTGGGCCTGTTCGTGACAAGTCAGACACGGATCTCACCCGCTTAACATTCCAGGCGGATTTTTTCGATGATCGTCTCCTGATCGAGGCTGGTCGTATGGGGCTTGTTGAAAATTTCATGACCAGGGGGTTCTGCGACGGTCCCGCCTGCGTCAACTCCACACAAGGGGCAACCCTCCATCTGCCTGAGGCGGGGCTTGCCGTTTGGGGTGCGCGGGCGGCATATAAAATGACGCCCAACACAACGGCAGGCTTCGGTATCGTTGAAAACAATACTGACAACTGGCTGGACGGTGACGGTTGGGATTGGGAAAAGGGCAGTACCGATGGGTATATTGCGGTCGCCAACATCATTCATGCAGAGAGTTTCATAGATACCCCTCGTCCTCTAAAATTCGAGATTGGTGCCTATCGCCGCTCAGCCGCCTATAATGATGCACTTTACGACGACGGGCCAGGCAACCCGACATTCAGCTCCGCTTCGCCGACGGTCATCACCCATAAGAATGGCACGAACGGTCTTTATGGACAGGTCCGAAAAGTCCTGTGGAGCGATCCTAACGGTGGTCCGGTTCCGAAGAATCTGGCGTTCTATGGTGGTGTTTTTCACACGTTGGGGGACGGTCAGGCCTATCCGTGGGAAGCCTATGCCGGCCTTGAATATTCGGGTTTTCTGCCAGAAAATCCGCTCACCACGATAGGTGCGTCGATCCATTATATCGCCCTCAGCGAGGAACGTGCGCAATATGAAACAAACGCCCGGCGGGTCATGGCAGGACTGGATCAGCGCCAGTCGAAGGATACGTTCATGTTTGATGTGCATGCAAGAACGGGACTGTTCAACAGGGGCGTTCTCAACGCTGGTGCAGCGTATATCGTCAATCCAAACACAATCGTTCCGACCGACTTTTCGTCAAAACAGCAGAAGGATGGCTTCTTCTTTTATGTCGCGCTGGCGTTCGACCTCGGCGGCAGCCTGGGCCTTTCGCCCCGCATAGGCCCTTAA
- a CDS encoding diacylglycerol kinase, with protein sequence MSLEDDKPAPFEKKTGFAHLFAATRYSMQGARRLWREAAFRHEVLAFGAGLLLLALRGAAPVYYLGFLLLMLVLFSVEALNTAIEDVIDRISPEFSIVARNAKDLGSFAVFCLLVANGLYIGWVMLFAG encoded by the coding sequence ATGAGTTTAGAAGACGATAAACCCGCCCCCTTTGAGAAAAAAACCGGGTTTGCCCATCTTTTTGCTGCCACTCGTTATTCCATGCAGGGCGCGCGCCGCTTGTGGCGCGAGGCCGCCTTTCGCCATGAAGTGCTGGCGTTCGGAGCTGGCCTGCTGCTGCTTGCGCTGAGGGGCGCTGCACCTGTCTATTATCTCGGCTTTTTGTTGTTGATGCTGGTGCTTTTTTCCGTCGAGGCACTAAATACCGCAATCGAAGACGTGATTGACCGGATTTCGCCGGAATTTTCGATCGTCGCCCGCAATGCGAAGGACTTAGGATCGTTTGCAGTGTTCTGCCTGTTGGTTGCCAACGGGCTCTATATCGGCTGGGTAATGCTTTTCGCTGGCTGA
- the cobT gene encoding nicotinate-nucleotide--dimethylbenzimidazole phosphoribosyltransferase, with protein MSVTGLPFDDFRVLLRDLPGPDSQALVAARDRDRQLTKPPGSLGRLEEIAMWLAAWSGRAPAVNRPLVAIFAGNHGVARHGITPFPSSVTQQMVENFAAGGAAINQICVAHDLGLKIFDLALDYPTGDITVEPALSERDCAATMAFGMEAIAGGTDLLCLGEMGIGNTTIAAAINLALYGGSAEDWVGPGTGSQGEMLERKIAVVKQAVEFHRDHLSDPLEVMRRLGGREIAAMAGAILAARMERIPVLIDGYVATAAAALLKAANPSALDHCLIGHVSAEPGHLKAIDKLGKTPLLALGMRLGEGTGAALAAGIVKAAAACHAGMATFEQAGVTNAGTH; from the coding sequence ATGAGTGTAACCGGCCTGCCGTTTGACGATTTCCGAGTGCTGCTGCGCGATTTGCCAGGGCCTGACAGCCAGGCGCTAGTGGCGGCCCGCGACCGCGACCGTCAATTGACCAAGCCGCCGGGCTCGCTTGGCCGGTTGGAAGAAATCGCCATGTGGCTTGCCGCCTGGAGTGGCCGTGCGCCAGCGGTGAACCGTCCACTGGTGGCGATCTTTGCTGGCAATCACGGCGTAGCCAGGCATGGTATCACTCCGTTTCCATCCTCCGTCACCCAGCAGATGGTTGAGAATTTCGCAGCCGGTGGGGCGGCGATTAACCAGATTTGCGTTGCCCACGATCTCGGATTGAAGATTTTCGATCTGGCGCTGGATTATCCGACTGGCGATATTACCGTCGAGCCGGCTCTGTCGGAGCGTGATTGTGCGGCCACCATGGCATTCGGCATGGAAGCGATCGCCGGTGGTACGGACCTGCTGTGCCTTGGCGAAATGGGGATTGGCAATACGACCATAGCCGCTGCGATCAACCTGGCGCTTTATGGCGGTTCCGCCGAGGACTGGGTCGGGCCTGGCACCGGCTCGCAAGGCGAAATGCTGGAGCGCAAGATTGCTGTGGTCAAGCAGGCGGTTGAGTTTCACCGCGATCACCTTTCTGATCCGCTGGAAGTGATGCGCCGCCTGGGAGGACGCGAAATCGCCGCCATGGCAGGCGCCATTCTTGCAGCGCGAATGGAGCGTATTCCGGTGCTGATCGATGGCTATGTGGCGACGGCTGCCGCTGCCCTGCTGAAAGCTGCTAATCCCTCGGCGCTCGACCATTGCCTGATTGGCCATGTCTCGGCGGAGCCGGGGCATTTGAAGGCGATCGACAAGCTGGGCAAGACGCCGCTTTTGGCGCTTGGCATGCGTCTGGGCGAGGGGACGGGTGCCGCCCTTGCCGCTGGCATCGTCAAGGCGGCTGCGGCCTGCCATGCGGGCATGGCGACCTTCGAACAGGCCGGCGTGACCAATGCTGGCACCCATTGA
- a CDS encoding adenosylcobinamide-GDP ribazoletransferase — translation MTLTAFVDDLARSLGFLSRLPIASRFFQNHSGEMSRTPRAFPLAGAVIAAPAGLLLALMLDLGASSLVAAFAAIGLQVLLTGALHEDGFADTADGLGGANREKALDIMKDSRVGTFGVLALVFDVGLRVAALASLVNSLSPINVALVMIGIAAVSRALMIWHWHALPPAKPDGVAASLGKPEDNTLYTALFLGLAVAVVTIAPATSFHPLAVMLVASGAAAFASNRLVSHRLGGQTGDTIGATQQICEIVALVSIAMAL, via the coding sequence ATGACCCTGACTGCATTTGTCGATGATCTCGCCCGTTCGCTCGGCTTCCTCAGTCGTCTGCCGATAGCGTCGCGGTTTTTCCAAAACCATTCCGGCGAAATGAGCCGCACGCCCCGCGCCTTTCCGTTGGCCGGCGCGGTCATTGCCGCCCCGGCGGGCTTGTTGCTCGCCTTAATGCTAGACCTCGGCGCCAGCAGTTTGGTCGCCGCTTTTGCCGCAATTGGTTTGCAAGTCCTGCTGACCGGCGCTCTGCATGAGGACGGCTTTGCCGACACCGCCGATGGCCTTGGGGGTGCCAACCGCGAAAAAGCACTGGACATCATGAAGGACAGCCGGGTGGGAACGTTTGGGGTCTTGGCACTGGTTTTTGATGTTGGTCTGCGGGTCGCGGCGCTGGCCTCGCTGGTCAACAGTCTGTCTCCCATCAATGTTGCGCTGGTGATGATCGGCATTGCCGCCGTCAGCCGAGCGCTGATGATTTGGCATTGGCATGCCCTGCCCCCGGCAAAACCCGATGGCGTCGCCGCATCACTTGGCAAGCCGGAGGATAACACCCTGTATACAGCCCTGTTCCTCGGCTTGGCCGTCGCGGTTGTCACCATCGCGCCGGCTACCTCTTTTCATCCGCTGGCGGTCATGCTTGTCGCAAGTGGCGCGGCGGCCTTCGCGTCCAATCGGCTGGTCTCGCACAGGCTAGGCGGCCAGACTGGCGATACCATAGGCGCCACCCAACAGATTTGTGAGATCGTCGCGCTGGTCAGTATCGCCATGGCCTTGTAG
- a CDS encoding DUF1289 domain-containing protein, whose translation MTNAQASSPCATSPCIGICTLDETSAFCLGCGRSLDDIANWSRYSERQRTEIMLSLRGSLPVEQD comes from the coding sequence ATGACAAACGCTCAAGCCTCTTCGCCCTGCGCCACCTCGCCTTGCATTGGCATCTGCACTCTGGACGAGACCAGCGCCTTCTGCCTGGGTTGCGGGCGCAGCCTGGACGATATCGCCAATTGGTCGCGCTATAGCGAGCGGCAACGGACAGAAATCATGCTGAGCTTGCGAGGGTCTCTGCCGGTAGAACAGGATTAG
- a CDS encoding retropepsin-like aspartic protease family protein, which yields MKLGGFGIVIGILLAGTAVLIINRDSGQSFGMDNDDFARVVTLLPFALMLSAGIVASRHNLGQNLRFAAAWVLIALILVTGYIYRNDAASVADRVLAGLVPGRAVVTTTGDGQSQLVLQRGSSGHFSATVSINGVDIPMMIDTGASAVVLRAEDAASIGINVDDLNYSVTVSTANGEALASPLRLRQVAIGPVIRENVRALITQPGRMDGSLLGMSFLSTLDSIQIRGDELRLTD from the coding sequence ATGAAGCTCGGTGGGTTTGGCATTGTCATCGGCATCCTGCTCGCAGGAACTGCGGTTTTAATCATCAACCGCGATAGCGGCCAGAGCTTCGGCATGGATAATGATGACTTCGCCCGTGTCGTTACCCTTCTGCCCTTTGCGCTCATGCTTTCGGCAGGCATTGTCGCCAGCCGCCACAACCTGGGCCAGAACCTGCGATTTGCCGCCGCCTGGGTGCTCATCGCGCTGATCCTCGTAACCGGCTATATCTACCGTAACGATGCGGCTTCCGTCGCAGACCGGGTGCTGGCGGGACTGGTTCCGGGGCGTGCCGTCGTGACCACGACCGGCGATGGCCAGAGCCAACTCGTGTTGCAAAGAGGCTCCTCCGGACATTTTTCGGCAACTGTCAGCATTAACGGTGTCGATATCCCGATGATGATCGATACCGGAGCCAGCGCCGTGGTGCTGCGGGCCGAAGATGCCGCCAGCATCGGCATCAATGTTGATGACTTGAACTATAGCGTCACCGTCAGCACCGCCAATGGCGAGGCGCTGGCCTCCCCCTTGCGCCTGCGGCAGGTGGCCATTGGCCCCGTAATCCGGGAAAATGTCCGCGCCCTGATCACCCAGCCGGGCCGAATGGACGGCAGCCTGCTTGGTATGAGTTTTCTCTCGACGCTAGACAGCATCCAGATCCGCGGCGACGAACTGCGCCTAACGGACTAA
- a CDS encoding glycosyltransferase: MKKIGFIEKIDGGTVWGWSLGVKGARSSSIKVYIDGSYADEIVCDIMREDVNSYHNINIPTGFSYSVPNSYRDGQPHKIEIKSDTGVSLKSLIPNQSGSQIVFNAPSRFSGHVDKVSAGTVSGWVLENIDGRPLKKGGVTLAIYCNSSLVGQVIANQRRPDVAHILNGDTECGFSYPLPPFFLQQDVRIEVKTVSDGWPLTNSPITYTSLSNDDGALIGLIHKALDKNIADLWQLNLKIAEHTENSYISLDSYNDWAVEYFDDLNRRVPEIKSANIPLVSVICPVYRPRYRDFKMAVESVLGQTYKNIELVLVDDASNDPELDIILDEFARRDARVKLIKSTKNLNISEATNVAIANCSGDLIAFFDHDDLLEFCAIQFMVDALVANDALLVYSDEDKIDDAGYFSEPNLKSDWNLRLLMAQNYVCHFLIVSAEMVRKAGKLHTKYNGAQDHDFVLRLSEIIPENRIYHIPEILYHWRKTPNSTASTIDNKEYAIKAGIAAVQAYVDRNSIAASVTSRGNMTNYVVNYKEKSAKISIIIPFKDQIDMTRKCVYSILENTDYKNFEIILVNNFSLSIEADSFRDEIEKLDNVRMMDANFAFNYSRINNFAAQNLKADAFLFMNNDVIVSDPTWLTELVGELLRSGDIGAVGCKLLYENGTVQHAGIIVGVNGGIADHPYKGHEAHDPGFMGRGLCSQELSAVTGACLLCSSDVFHAVSGFDELNFGVAFNDVDLCLKIRNLGKKVIWRAETVLEHRESLSRSSDLEPQKIARFAKEHVAFKEKWQVVLDNDPYYNPKFSRRTGIFKALKRV, translated from the coding sequence ATGAAAAAAATCGGTTTTATAGAAAAAATTGATGGCGGCACGGTGTGGGGATGGTCTCTCGGCGTGAAGGGTGCAAGATCTTCGAGTATTAAAGTCTACATAGACGGATCCTATGCTGATGAAATCGTTTGTGATATTATGCGTGAGGATGTTAACTCTTATCACAACATAAATATTCCTACAGGATTTTCTTACTCCGTCCCCAATTCGTATCGCGACGGGCAACCACATAAAATTGAGATCAAATCAGATACTGGCGTCTCACTTAAGAGCCTGATTCCCAATCAGTCAGGCAGCCAAATTGTTTTCAATGCTCCATCTCGTTTTTCCGGTCATGTCGACAAAGTCAGTGCCGGAACTGTTTCAGGTTGGGTTCTAGAAAATATCGACGGTCGCCCCTTGAAAAAAGGCGGGGTAACTCTGGCCATCTACTGCAATTCGTCGCTTGTTGGGCAGGTAATAGCGAATCAACGCAGGCCTGATGTCGCACATATTTTGAACGGCGATACTGAGTGTGGGTTTTCGTATCCATTGCCTCCTTTCTTTTTACAGCAGGACGTCCGCATAGAAGTCAAAACTGTATCTGATGGATGGCCGCTGACTAATTCACCCATTACATATACTAGCCTTAGTAACGATGATGGCGCTTTGATCGGCTTGATCCATAAAGCACTGGATAAAAACATAGCAGATCTGTGGCAGTTAAATTTGAAAATTGCGGAACATACGGAAAATTCATATATTTCTTTAGATAGCTACAATGACTGGGCTGTAGAGTATTTTGACGATTTGAACCGTCGAGTTCCAGAAATCAAGTCAGCAAACATTCCTTTAGTAAGCGTCATTTGCCCGGTATATCGTCCGCGATATCGTGACTTCAAGATGGCTGTTGAGTCGGTTCTAGGTCAGACATATAAAAATATAGAACTTGTATTGGTTGACGACGCCAGCAATGATCCAGAACTTGATATTATACTGGACGAGTTCGCACGTCGTGATGCTCGCGTAAAATTAATTAAATCAACTAAAAATTTAAACATTAGTGAGGCTACCAATGTAGCCATTGCGAATTGTTCAGGGGATTTGATAGCGTTTTTCGACCATGATGACCTGCTAGAATTCTGCGCGATACAATTTATGGTCGACGCTCTCGTCGCCAATGATGCATTGCTGGTATATAGCGATGAAGATAAAATCGATGATGCGGGATATTTTTCAGAGCCGAACCTTAAGTCGGACTGGAACCTGCGGCTTTTGATGGCGCAGAACTATGTGTGCCACTTTTTGATTGTCAGCGCTGAAATGGTCCGCAAGGCCGGAAAACTTCATACAAAATATAACGGTGCGCAGGACCATGATTTTGTGCTGAGGCTTTCTGAAATAATTCCAGAAAACCGGATTTATCATATCCCTGAGATTCTTTATCATTGGAGAAAGACGCCCAACAGCACTGCGAGCACAATTGACAATAAAGAGTACGCGATCAAAGCGGGGATCGCGGCTGTTCAAGCGTATGTCGACAGAAATTCCATCGCCGCATCGGTTACCTCTCGCGGCAACATGACGAATTACGTTGTAAACTACAAAGAAAAAAGTGCAAAAATTTCGATAATTATTCCGTTTAAAGATCAAATAGATATGACACGCAAATGCGTATATTCTATCTTGGAAAATACGGATTATAAGAATTTCGAAATAATACTCGTTAATAATTTTTCATTGTCTATTGAGGCTGACAGTTTCAGAGACGAGATAGAAAAATTAGATAACGTCAGGATGATGGATGCTAATTTCGCGTTTAACTATTCCAGGATAAACAATTTTGCCGCTCAGAATTTGAAGGCAGATGCGTTTCTTTTTATGAATAATGACGTGATCGTCAGTGATCCTACGTGGCTGACGGAACTTGTCGGCGAATTATTACGTAGCGGTGACATTGGTGCTGTTGGGTGCAAACTTCTTTACGAAAATGGCACCGTCCAGCACGCAGGTATTATTGTTGGCGTAAACGGTGGCATCGCTGATCACCCTTACAAAGGACATGAAGCACATGATCCTGGCTTCATGGGGAGAGGCCTTTGCAGTCAAGAGCTTTCTGCGGTTACCGGCGCATGTTTACTTTGCTCATCGGACGTGTTCCACGCCGTATCAGGTTTTGATGAATTAAACTTTGGGGTGGCTTTTAATGACGTTGACCTGTGCCTTAAAATAAGGAACCTGGGTAAGAAAGTCATTTGGCGTGCGGAGACCGTATTGGAGCACAGAGAAAGCTTGAGCCGTTCATCTGATCTTGAGCCTCAAAAAATTGCACGCTTTGCTAAAGAACACGTGGCTTTCAAAGAAAAATGGCAGGTGGTTCTAGATAATGACCCCTACTACAATCCGAAGTTCTCTAGGAGGACCGGTATATTCAAGGCCTTAAAGCGAGTGTAG